The stretch of DNA GATGTGGATGCGCAGGCAGTGCTGTTTGTCGCCCATGGCACGGCGCATCTGACTTTGGGCGCTGATCTGCACGAGCTGCGCGCGGGCAGCTTTGCCTATATCCCGCCGGGCGCGCGGTGGACGTTGTGGAACCGGTCGGAGGCGCCCTGCGGTGTGCACTGGGTGCGCAAGAAGTTCGTGCCGGGGCTGGGCCTGAGCCTGCCGGATGCGGTGGTGACGCACGAACTGGATGTGCCTGCCGCGCCGATGCCGGATTGCGGCAACCTGTGGGCGACGCAGCGGTTTCTGGACCCGCTGGACCTGCGCTATGACTGCCATGTGAACATCGTGAATTTTCAGCCCGGCGGGCGCATCCCCTTTGCCGAGACGCATGTGATGGAACACGGGCTTTATGTGCTGGAGGGGACGGCGGAGTATCTGCTGAACCGCGATTGGGTGAGCGTGGGGCCGGGCGATTTCATGTGGTTGCGCGCCTTCTGCCCGCAGGCCTGTATCGCGACGGGGGACGGGCCGTTTCGCTATCTGCTTTACAAGGATGTGAACCGGCATGTCCCGCTTTGAGATCACAGCGCAGCCGCTGACGGCGGAGGCGTTTGCGCCGTTCGGCGATGTGCTGGACTGCGCGGGCGCGCCGGACAAGATGATCAATGCGGGGCTATGCGGGCGCTATCACGACCGGGCGCGGCTGGACTTTGGTGACGGGCGTGCGGGCGTCAGTCTGTTCAAGGCCGAGCCGCGCAGCCTGCCCTACACGCTGGATCTGCTGGAGCGGCATCCGGACGGGTCGCAATGCTTTGTGCCGATGTCGGAGCATGGGTTTCTGGTGACGGTGGCACCTGATGACGGTGGCACGCCGGGCCAGCCCCTTGCCTTTGTGTCGGCACCGGGCCAGGCGATCAACCTGCACCGGGGGACATGGCATGGGGTGCTGACGCCGCTGCATGATCCCGGCCTGTTTGCAGTGATTGACCGCATCGGTGATGGCGCGAATCTTGAAGAGGTGCGACTTGATCCGGTTTGGACGGTGCGCGCGTAACGTTTTACCGCGCGACGTGTGGCGCACCGGCCCTTCGGGGAGGATTTTCTTGAACCAGAGAAGACAGGGCCCCGGTTAGGTGGGGTTGCGTTCTGCCCAGCCGGCGAAGACCTTTTCAAGTGCCACCACCACGTAGTAGAGCACGATGCCCATCAGTGCCAAGGCGATCAGGACGGCGAACATCAGCGGGTAATCCGCGCTGATCTTGCCGCTGTCGAAGAGATGGCCGAGGCCGCGGCCGTGGGGTTCGACGATTTCCATCAGGTTGGTGCCGATGAAGGCGAGGGTGACGGCGACCTTCAGGGCGCCGAAGAACTCGGGCAGGGTTTTGGGCAGGGCGATTTTCCAGAAGATGGTGAATTTCGACGCGCCGAGGGAGGCGAGGATGTCGCGGTACTCGGGCTCCAGCGTGGACAGGCCGATGGAGACGGAGACCGCGATGGGAAAGAAGGAGATCAGGAAGGCGATCAGGATCGTGTTCATGTCGTGCTGGCCCACGAACATCAGCGCGATGATGGGCACCACGGTTGCCTTGGGGATGGCGTTGAAGCCCACCAGCAGGGGGTAGAGCGCATCGCGCATGGTGCGCGAAAGGCCCATGATCATGCCGAGGAAGGTGCCGAAGACGACGGACAGCAGCAAACCCACGACGGTGCGCCACAGGGTGTCCCAGCCGTATTCAAAGAAGAGCCCACGGAATTTCCAGAAGGCGGGCCAGATGTCGCTGGGCGAGGCCATCTTGTAATTGGGCCAGCCGTTGACCCAGACGAGCCATTCCCAGAAGAGGCCGAACAGGATGAGTGCGGCGAGGGGGACGGTGATCTGGCGCAGGGTCATGCGGCGTCCCGCCCTTGGGCGATGCGGATTTGCTGGCGCAGGGTGTTGAGCGCGTCGGCGGATTCGGCGGTGTAGAGCATTTCGATGTCGCGTTCGCCGCGCAGGTGCACGTCCATGACGTATTGAGTGCGCGCAGGGCGGCCCGACAGGACGATGACCTGGTCGGCGAGGAAGATGCTCTCGCGCAGGTCGTGGGTGATCAGGACACCGGTGAACGGCTCCTCTGCCTTGACCTTGTGCATGGTCTGCCAGAGGTCTTCGCGGGTGAAGGCGTCGAGCGCACCAAAGGGTTCGTCGAGGATCAGAACTTCGGGCTTGTGTACGATGGACCGGCAGAGCGAGGCGCGTTGGCGCATGCCGCCAGACAGTTCCGAGGGGCGTTTGTCTTCGAACCCGTCGAGGCCCACGAGGTTCAGAAGGTGGCGCGCGCGGTCTTCGCTCGCCTTGCGGCTCATCCCGGTTTTGACGATTTCGAGGGGGAGCATGACGTTTTGCAGGATGGTCCGCCATTCCAGCAGGACGGGGTTCTGGAAGGCCATGCCGACGGTGGATTTGGGGCCGGTGACCTTTTGGCCGTGCAGCCAGACCTCGCCCTCATCCGGTTTCATCAGGCCCGCGACGAGGCGTGTGAGGGTGGATTTGCCGCAGCCGGAGGGGCCGACGACGGCGGCGAACCCGCCTTCGGGCACGGAGAGTTCCAGCCCGTCGAGCACGGGCAGCGGGCCGGAGGGGGTCTTGTAGGCGTGGCGCACGCCCTTGATGTCGATGAGATTGCTCATCCCAGCGTTCC from Tateyamaria omphalii encodes:
- a CDS encoding ABC transporter permease yields the protein MTLRQITVPLAALILFGLFWEWLVWVNGWPNYKMASPSDIWPAFWKFRGLFFEYGWDTLWRTVVGLLLSVVFGTFLGMIMGLSRTMRDALYPLLVGFNAIPKATVVPIIALMFVGQHDMNTILIAFLISFFPIAVSVSIGLSTLEPEYRDILASLGASKFTIFWKIALPKTLPEFFGALKVAVTLAFIGTNLMEIVEPHGRGLGHLFDSGKISADYPLMFAVLIALALMGIVLYYVVVALEKVFAGWAERNPT
- a CDS encoding ABC transporter ATP-binding protein; translation: MSNLIDIKGVRHAYKTPSGPLPVLDGLELSVPEGGFAAVVGPSGCGKSTLTRLVAGLMKPDEGEVWLHGQKVTGPKSTVGMAFQNPVLLEWRTILQNVMLPLEIVKTGMSRKASEDRARHLLNLVGLDGFEDKRPSELSGGMRQRASLCRSIVHKPEVLILDEPFGALDAFTREDLWQTMHKVKAEEPFTGVLITHDLRESIFLADQVIVLSGRPARTQYVMDVHLRGERDIEMLYTAESADALNTLRQQIRIAQGRDAA
- a CDS encoding bifunctional allantoicase/(S)-ureidoglycine aminohydrolase — protein: MSYAFPPGGLPSQNEHPESTAVFTESYAVIPASVQRDIVTSFLPGWDGTRAWILARPMSGFAETFAQYAIELTPEGGSNDPEPDVDAQAVLFVAHGTAHLTLGADLHELRAGSFAYIPPGARWTLWNRSEAPCGVHWVRKKFVPGLGLSLPDAVVTHELDVPAAPMPDCGNLWATQRFLDPLDLRYDCHVNIVNFQPGGRIPFAETHVMEHGLYVLEGTAEYLLNRDWVSVGPGDFMWLRAFCPQACIATGDGPFRYLLYKDVNRHVPL
- a CDS encoding ureidoglycolate lyase; its protein translation is MSRFEITAQPLTAEAFAPFGDVLDCAGAPDKMINAGLCGRYHDRARLDFGDGRAGVSLFKAEPRSLPYTLDLLERHPDGSQCFVPMSEHGFLVTVAPDDGGTPGQPLAFVSAPGQAINLHRGTWHGVLTPLHDPGLFAVIDRIGDGANLEEVRLDPVWTVRA